A single window of Neisseria chenwenguii DNA harbors:
- a CDS encoding lipopolysaccharide heptosyltransferase gives MLTEEKKVVATVKVAASFTPAEEQFPHYRLVPLDADRQGYLCLLFYIKPGSFLMLEPRIKRYAAIRKLTLLLENAVYPIFEIGRV, from the coding sequence ATGCTGACAGAGGAAAAGAAGGTAGTTGCCACGGTGAAAGTGGCCGCATCGTTCACACCGGCTGAAGAACAGTTTCCGCACTATCGTCTGGTTCCACTGGATGCAGACAGGCAGGGTTATCTCTGCCTGCTTTTCTATATTAAGCCGGGCAGCTTTCTGATGTTGGAGCCGCGTATCAAACGATATGCGGCAATCAGAAAGCTGACTTTGCTGTTGGAAAATGCGGTGTATC